In Fusobacterium hwasookii, a single window of DNA contains:
- a CDS encoding VWA domain-containing protein, translated as MEIFNSFENKLKSEINCIKKEYLTLEDKTFNNYIEEETHDYFLKKNSLFFENFPYFDILKKYEEYRSENFDLKEISNTIEKINKDTRIVFSKKWWLDKIEKTKTHEIKPLKVSLLNELEKNISVLIENWELSQIKLIKEELIKKYISKLEYIKKLKEILSDLDLGTGFFWDLSKGNFIESDINTLISWVEFFKKNKEITDLCNLLGKMKKYNKELIKEKISRTIKYDIKVPDKNSNEEISGIKLGKSIEYLLPNELALLNDSKLEELFDLKYIEEKLMLFDYDSYTNVEKEKTVEDFVESEKEEEKGPIIICVDTSGSMSGAPERIAKAIVFCISSKAISENRPCLLINFSTSIEVIEFNKFSLFTDILNFLKKSFNGGTDLIPALKYSLDKMESEKFEKADVLILSDFILDNIENKILEKINNAKILGNKFYSISIGNLFMDRNLNNIFTKQWVYNPNTSNLDLLNEIAFYFDEKSI; from the coding sequence ATGGAGATATTTAACTCATTTGAAAATAAATTAAAAAGTGAAATAAATTGTATTAAAAAGGAATATTTAACTTTAGAAGATAAGACTTTTAATAATTATATTGAAGAAGAAACTCACGATTACTTTTTAAAAAAAAATTCCCTATTTTTTGAAAATTTTCCTTATTTTGACATTTTAAAAAAATATGAAGAATATCGTAGTGAAAATTTTGATTTAAAAGAAATTTCAAATACTATTGAAAAAATTAATAAAGATACAAGAATAGTTTTTTCCAAAAAATGGTGGTTAGATAAAATTGAAAAAACAAAGACTCATGAAATTAAACCTTTAAAAGTTTCTTTATTAAATGAACTTGAAAAAAATATATCAGTTCTAATTGAAAATTGGGAATTATCTCAAATTAAATTAATAAAGGAAGAATTGATAAAAAAATATATTTCAAAACTAGAATATATTAAGAAATTAAAAGAAATTTTATCTGACTTAGATTTAGGAACTGGTTTCTTTTGGGATTTATCAAAAGGAAATTTTATTGAATCAGATATTAATACTTTAATTAGTTGGGTAGAATTTTTTAAAAAGAATAAAGAAATTACAGACTTATGTAATTTATTAGGGAAAATGAAAAAATATAATAAAGAACTTATTAAAGAAAAAATTTCTAGAACTATTAAATATGATATAAAAGTTCCTGATAAAAACTCAAATGAAGAAATTTCTGGAATCAAACTTGGAAAAAGTATTGAGTACTTACTTCCCAATGAATTAGCACTACTAAATGATTCTAAATTAGAGGAACTATTTGATTTAAAATATATAGAAGAGAAGTTAATGTTATTTGACTATGATAGTTATACAAATGTTGAGAAAGAAAAAACAGTTGAAGATTTTGTTGAAAGTGAGAAAGAAGAAGAAAAAGGACCCATTATTATTTGTGTTGATACAAGTGGCTCTATGAGTGGTGCTCCTGAAAGAATTGCAAAAGCCATAGTATTTTGTATTTCTTCAAAAGCTATTTCTGAAAATAGGCCTTGCTTACTTATCAATTTCTCCACTTCAATAGAAGTTATTGAATTTAATAAATTTAGTTTATTCACAGATATTTTAAACTTTCTGAAAAAATCATTTAATGGAGGTACTGATTTAATACCAGCTCTTAAGTATTCCTTGGATAAAATGGAAAGTGAAAAATTTGAAAAAGCTGATGTTCTCATATTATCAGATTTTATTTTAGATAATATTGAAAATAAAATATTAGAAAAAATTAATAATGCTAAAATACTAGGCAATAAATTTTATTCAATTTCAATTGGAAATCTTTTTATGGATAGAAACTTAAATAATATTTTTACTAAACAATGGGTTTATAACCCAAATACTTCTAACTTAGACTTATTAAATGAAATAGCCTTTTATTTTGATGAGAAATCTATTTGA
- a CDS encoding AAA family ATPase produces the protein MEENQKVTISKKERIKNLISSLAENLQEREDIISIALLGSLIEESIFFYGPPGTGKSLIARRISTAFHNQKYFEYLMQKFSTPDEIFGQVSISELKKDNYKRLTEGFLPTATFAFLDEIWKSSPAILNTLLTILNERLFKNGKIVENCPLKVIISASNEVPPKNQGLEALYDRFLLRVPVFPIKDKNNFEILLESNNVKTKTNIKNEYKISLNEVEKWKNEINNIKLSKETFNIIHILRTLLFEKAEELDIYVSDRRWKKVAFLLKASAFFCERKETNLSDLLLLKYCLWSTTENREKINTLIEDTIKENSYVFETNLAMFDRKKEKIEKEVTNEFYYTEDIYNTIIKNGDEYFKVLSSDYYNDEVEFFIDKKYIKTDKEFHPVDENGNELKNFICNFKGTGSCDIKTKNYNYRDRFADRDPFSPNILYYKGDKKGNVNKRLINSLNESAVKLIEDIENMLKEIDSYKDKLKDEIDNPFVPKEDLLILLNSIDKLIENLKVRKLDCEKIKDLAK, from the coding sequence ATGGAAGAAAATCAAAAAGTTACAATTAGTAAAAAAGAAAGAATTAAAAATTTAATATCTTCTTTGGCAGAAAATTTACAAGAAAGAGAAGATATTATTTCTATTGCTTTATTGGGGAGTTTAATTGAAGAAAGTATCTTTTTCTATGGTCCTCCTGGAACTGGAAAAAGTCTCATTGCTAGAAGAATAAGCACAGCTTTTCATAATCAAAAATACTTTGAATATCTTATGCAAAAGTTTAGTACTCCTGATGAAATCTTTGGACAAGTATCTATAAGTGAGCTAAAAAAGGATAACTACAAAAGATTGACAGAAGGATTTTTACCCACTGCAACTTTTGCTTTTTTAGATGAAATTTGGAAATCAAGCCCTGCTATTTTAAATACTTTACTTACTATTTTGAATGAAAGATTATTTAAAAATGGAAAAATAGTAGAAAACTGTCCTCTAAAAGTTATTATATCTGCTTCTAATGAAGTTCCACCAAAAAATCAAGGATTAGAGGCTCTTTATGACCGTTTTCTGTTAAGAGTTCCTGTATTTCCTATAAAAGATAAAAATAATTTTGAAATATTATTAGAAAGTAATAATGTAAAAACTAAAACAAATATTAAAAATGAATATAAAATTAGCCTAAATGAAGTTGAAAAGTGGAAAAATGAAATCAATAATATAAAATTATCAAAGGAAACTTTTAATATTATCCACATTCTTAGAACTTTATTATTTGAAAAAGCTGAAGAACTAGATATATATGTTTCAGATAGAAGATGGAAAAAAGTTGCCTTTTTATTAAAAGCTTCTGCTTTTTTCTGTGAACGTAAAGAGACTAATTTATCTGATTTGTTGTTATTAAAATATTGTTTATGGTCTACAACTGAAAATAGAGAAAAAATAAATACTTTAATTGAAGATACTATTAAAGAAAATTCTTATGTTTTTGAAACTAATTTAGCAATGTTTGATAGAAAAAAGGAAAAGATTGAAAAGGAAGTAACTAACGAATTTTACTATACAGAAGATATTTACAATACAATAATAAAAAATGGTGATGAATATTTTAAAGTTTTATCTTCTGACTACTATAATGATGAAGTTGAATTTTTTATAGATAAAAAATATATAAAAACAGATAAAGAATTTCACCCAGTAGATGAAAATGGAAATGAATTAAAAAATTTTATTTGTAATTTCAAAGGAACCGGTTCTTGTGATATAAAAACTAAAAATTATAATTATCGTGATAGATTTGCAGATAGGGATCCATTTTCTCCTAACATATTATATTATAAAGGAGATAAAAAAGGAAATGTTAATAAAAGATTAATAAATTCTTTAAATGAAAGTGCTGTTAAGTTAATAGAAGATATTGAAAATATGTTAAAAGAGATCGATTCTTACAAAGATAAATTAAAGGATGAAATAGATAATCCTTTTGTTCCTAAGGAAGATTTATTAATTTTATTAAACAGTATTGATAAGTTAATAGAGAATTTGAAAGTAAGAAAACTTGATTGTGAAAAAATAAAAGATCTTGCTAAATAA
- a CDS encoding autotransporter outer membrane beta-barrel domain-containing protein, translating to MKIKKLIMILLIVAATTSYADERTDTIKRINKIIDNAITKAIEEDKTNPYLKESRIKAIKEQILATIKKDLDEPGLTRLDIPEILPKIDKEIKKIGDGIGPKNNYRIIQESKEVIQPVEQTAYEGFLRVVDTQNRMNGVKSNYWEKGNVKAQRTHDGVDLVPIAHLVYENADSDSREEPNSNSKIRRSSHTIADLAEKGIGAFAKEDYSELPYKNSDQFYEKRFYFGAGNTVKDIVFLNKEKFSSEVENTKKNKNERYYIDGEYKLVTTNATEDERSKSFGAEKDVNPLDITMKEYRTRIEGKSKAEISAFLKEKMAQKDIKNVIQEGEDLYTVDGKGRKWKVDWKLEPVSVESGSKTEYKDTVFTTINYYSPFDDKSTTDNRGKLLYTKDGSIYAQDKNKYTNDVSFKLTETTSRTETISRTKITRLEYIGERQEIDEYEIDYFDPFEYKIIREGGLIYAQKYKKETKEFDTNDTKAINDFVGTPNPKVEITKAAPTITTKVTKETKEITKNLDEFIATAKERVEKGEAPRNSIDQYFNDKKNLSKNDFENKWVKPFQDGAYQKAKENYEKELTEAQKKYEDIQPKLKKAIADERKAYSMPNKPSNFNGEIDWKYKTDEQKKEYLNSLTPAGRKYVENWVKAYEAFKKLSLEEDILIEGTKGAGIAKKYGFWDNPAATPEQKKYVALKDRILQDLLFTRSIAGKNIEFRGIGRIEGTVDLGEGKNTLKIAEQMTGQYGTNITLGAYAKLKNIDTVEVGGSLTLDNTQASISGRTSLRMDIDATKKNSEGHYYQHALKDSDPNIRFIKYGTTNMDSRNDFMIELLTSKITENEAVIDMGRKIDYTWHDMKTGKDYDMTIPFVSDSIAHQLINNKKLSKNGTSLLELKTREEIKRLNSDENAVYRSIRNANKLGILSPTLTTTNKKTTFNTVDEEREAKKKKDLITYLKTKTNEELVNDLSQFNLSEIEKKEAIELVKKLKNSDDFKSIMNKEKELNTKLDEINRLEKDSNYQKLHFQEIFGKIESDFDYLSNKVYSLYPNEKDLERQFETDLKREDSYTLVRKAVLLSDRAPELKTKLNSIKNELKTKLNSTRELLKKDLATIKELKVKYPNSRFEEIEKTIETILSGDNLERIVLSRDYNKNSDLAELVSDFKKLASAISLQLKEKENIIKALEENDASIEQGRYVNYHRLKAKLFYTMREEEVLSELKNMLNQLNDRNIYSKLNKISKNEISTYTTIPFEVTHALTDKKNIARGGFISNRTVQDNFKGNIYTAYGLYETTADSNTKYGILFGGANTKHNEVYERSLTTVATESEIKGVSAYVGGYFNKPVVNNLNWITGIGSQYGRYKVKREMRNNYQDLKSEGKVNTTSLNTYSGLIINYPIQEEVFVQLKGLLSYTMVKQSKVNESGDLPLDINGKTYHYIDGEAGISFNKIFYGEDLRSSISAGAYGILGISGYKNSDMDAKINGSSSSFGIKGDRVKKDAVKIHIDYNVQTDVGYTYGLEGTYISNSKENNVKIGIKAGYTF from the coding sequence ATGAAAATAAAAAAATTGATAATGATATTACTAATAGTAGCTGCAACAACTTCCTATGCAGATGAGAGAACAGATACTATAAAAAGAATTAATAAAATAATAGATAATGCAATAACTAAAGCTATAGAAGAGGATAAAACTAATCCTTATTTAAAAGAAAGTAGGATAAAAGCCATTAAAGAACAAATATTAGCTACTATTAAAAAAGATTTAGATGAGCCTGGTTTAACTCGTCTTGATATTCCAGAAATATTACCAAAAATAGATAAAGAAATTAAAAAAATAGGAGATGGAATAGGTCCTAAAAATAATTATAGAATAATTCAAGAAAGTAAAGAAGTTATACAACCTGTAGAACAAACAGCTTATGAAGGATTTTTAAGAGTTGTAGATACTCAAAATAGAATGAATGGTGTAAAATCAAATTATTGGGAAAAAGGAAATGTAAAAGCCCAAAGAACACATGATGGAGTTGATTTAGTTCCTATTGCTCATTTAGTTTATGAAAATGCTGACTCAGATTCAAGAGAAGAACCAAATTCAAATTCAAAGATTAGAAGAAGTTCTCATACTATTGCAGATTTAGCTGAAAAAGGTATTGGAGCTTTTGCTAAGGAAGACTATTCTGAATTACCTTACAAGAACAGTGATCAATTCTATGAAAAGAGATTTTATTTTGGAGCAGGAAATACTGTAAAAGATATTGTATTCTTAAACAAAGAAAAATTTTCATCAGAAGTAGAAAATACTAAAAAGAATAAAAATGAAAGATACTATATAGATGGTGAATATAAACTTGTAACAACTAATGCTACCGAAGATGAAAGATCAAAAAGTTTTGGAGCAGAAAAAGATGTAAATCCTTTGGATATAACTATGAAAGAATACAGAACTAGAATAGAAGGAAAATCTAAGGCAGAAATTTCAGCTTTCTTAAAAGAAAAAATGGCACAAAAAGATATAAAAAATGTAATTCAAGAGGGAGAAGATTTATATACAGTTGATGGTAAAGGTAGAAAATGGAAAGTAGATTGGAAGTTAGAACCTGTATCTGTTGAAAGTGGAAGTAAGACTGAATATAAAGATACTGTTTTTACAACTATTAATTATTATAGCCCATTTGATGATAAATCAACTACTGATAATAGAGGAAAATTACTATATACAAAAGATGGAAGTATCTATGCACAAGATAAAAATAAATATACCAATGATGTAAGTTTTAAATTAACTGAAACTACAAGTAGAACTGAAACTATAAGCAGAACAAAAATAACTAGATTAGAGTATATAGGCGAACGTCAAGAGATAGATGAATATGAGATAGATTATTTTGATCCTTTTGAATATAAGATTATTAGAGAGGGTGGGCTTATATATGCACAAAAATATAAAAAAGAAACAAAAGAATTTGATACCAATGACACAAAAGCTATTAATGATTTTGTAGGAACACCTAATCCAAAAGTTGAAATAACTAAGGCAGCTCCAACAATAACAACAAAAGTTACTAAAGAAACAAAAGAAATTACAAAAAACTTAGATGAATTTATAGCAACAGCTAAGGAAAGAGTTGAAAAAGGAGAAGCTCCCCGTAACTCAATAGATCAATATTTTAATGATAAGAAAAATCTTTCAAAAAATGATTTTGAAAATAAGTGGGTAAAACCTTTTCAAGATGGGGCATATCAAAAAGCTAAGGAAAATTATGAAAAAGAATTAACAGAAGCTCAAAAAAAATATGAAGATATTCAACCTAAATTAAAAAAAGCTATTGCTGATGAAAGAAAAGCATATAGTATGCCAAATAAACCTAGTAATTTTAATGGAGAAATAGATTGGAAATATAAAACTGATGAGCAAAAAAAGGAATATTTGAACAGTTTAACCCCTGCTGGTAGAAAATATGTTGAAAATTGGGTAAAAGCCTATGAAGCTTTTAAAAAATTAAGTTTAGAAGAAGATATTTTGATTGAAGGGACAAAAGGTGCTGGTATTGCTAAAAAATATGGTTTTTGGGATAATCCTGCTGCCACTCCTGAACAAAAGAAATATGTAGCATTAAAAGATAGAATTTTACAAGATTTACTTTTTACTAGAAGTATTGCTGGTAAAAATATAGAATTTAGAGGAATAGGAAGAATAGAAGGAACTGTTGATTTAGGAGAAGGTAAAAATACATTAAAAATAGCAGAGCAAATGACTGGACAGTATGGAACTAATATAACATTAGGAGCTTATGCAAAACTTAAAAATATAGATACTGTTGAAGTTGGTGGCTCATTAACTCTTGATAATACACAAGCTTCAATATCAGGTAGAACGTCTTTAAGAATGGATATAGATGCCACTAAAAAGAATAGTGAAGGGCATTATTATCAACATGCTTTAAAAGATTCTGATCCAAATATAAGATTTATAAAATATGGAACAACTAATATGGATAGTAGAAATGATTTTATGATTGAGTTATTAACAAGTAAAATCACTGAAAATGAAGCTGTCATTGATATGGGAAGAAAAATAGATTACACTTGGCACGATATGAAAACTGGAAAAGACTATGATATGACTATTCCATTTGTATCAGATTCAATAGCTCATCAATTAATTAATAATAAAAAATTATCTAAAAATGGAACTTCACTTTTAGAATTAAAAACAAGAGAAGAAATAAAAAGATTAAATAGTGATGAAAATGCTGTATATAGAAGTATTAGAAATGCAAATAAATTAGGTATTCTTTCCCCTACTCTTACAACAACAAATAAAAAGACTACTTTTAATACTGTTGATGAAGAAAGAGAGGCAAAGAAAAAGAAAGATTTAATAACTTATTTAAAAACTAAAACTAATGAAGAGTTAGTAAATGATTTATCACAATTTAATTTAAGTGAAATAGAAAAGAAAGAAGCAATAGAATTAGTTAAAAAATTAAAAAATAGTGATGATTTTAAATCTATCATGAATAAGGAAAAAGAGTTAAATACAAAATTAGATGAAATTAACAGACTGGAAAAAGATTCTAATTATCAAAAATTACATTTTCAAGAAATTTTTGGAAAAATAGAGTCAGACTTTGATTATTTATCTAATAAGGTGTATTCACTGTATCCAAATGAAAAAGATTTAGAAAGACAATTTGAAACAGATTTAAAAAGAGAGGACTCTTATACACTTGTTAGAAAAGCAGTTTTATTATCAGATAGAGCTCCTGAATTAAAAACTAAATTAAATTCTATAAAAAATGAATTAAAAACTAAGTTAAATAGTACTAGAGAACTTTTAAAGAAAGATTTAGCAACTATAAAAGAATTAAAAGTCAAATATCCTAATTCTAGATTTGAAGAAATAGAAAAAACAATAGAAACTATATTATCTGGTGATAATTTAGAAAGAATTGTTTTATCAAGAGATTATAACAAGAATTCAGATCTTGCAGAACTTGTATCTGATTTCAAAAAATTAGCTTCAGCTATTTCTTTACAACTAAAAGAAAAAGAAAATATTATAAAAGCATTAGAAGAAAATGATGCTAGTATAGAACAAGGTCGTTATGTAAATTATCATAGATTAAAAGCAAAATTATTCTATACTATGAGAGAAGAAGAAGTTTTATCTGAATTAAAAAATATGCTTAACCAATTAAATGATAGAAATATCTACTCTAAGTTAAATAAAATTTCTAAAAATGAAATTTCAACTTATACAACTATCCCATTTGAAGTAACTCATGCTTTAACTGATAAGAAAAATATAGCAAGAGGTGGATTTATTTCAAATAGAACAGTTCAAGATAATTTTAAGGGAAATATTTATACAGCATATGGACTTTATGAAACAACAGCTGATTCTAATACTAAATATGGTATTCTATTTGGGGGAGCTAATACTAAACATAATGAAGTATATGAAAGAAGCCTTACAACAGTTGCGACTGAATCTGAAATAAAAGGTGTATCTGCTTATGTTGGAGGATATTTTAATAAACCTGTTGTAAATAATTTGAATTGGATTACTGGAATTGGTTCTCAATATGGAAGATACAAAGTAAAAAGAGAAATGAGAAATAATTATCAAGATTTAAAGTCTGAAGGAAAAGTAAATACAACTTCATTGAATACTTATAGTGGACTTATAATTAACTATCCTATACAAGAAGAAGTATTTGTACAATTAAAAGGACTTTTATCATATACAATGGTAAAACAAAGTAAAGTAAATGAAAGTGGAGATTTACCACTAGATATCAATGGAAAAACTTACCATTATATTGATGGAGAAGCAGGAATTAGTTTTAACAAAATTTTCTATGGAGAAGATTTAAGAAGTAGCATTTCAGCGGGAGCTTATGGAATTTTAGGTATTTCTGGGTATAAAAATAGTGATATGGATGCAAAAATTAATGGAAGTTCATCTTCATTTGGAATAAAGGGAGATAGAGTTAAAAAAGATGCTGTTAAAATTCACATAGATTACAATGTTCAAACTGATGTTGGATATACTTATGGACTTGAAGGAACTTATATAAGTAACTCAAAGGAAAATAATGTTAAAATTGGTATTAAAGCTGGATATACATTTTAA
- a CDS encoding TonB-dependent receptor — MKKLLVLLTILSSIVAYAEDTIELKETTVKGSKTSDYTAPPKEQKNTFVITQERIREKNYKNVEDILRDAPGVVVQNTAFGPRIDMRGSGEKSLSRVKVLVDGVSINPTEETMASLPINAIPVESIKKIEIIPGGGATLYGSGSVGGVVSISTNSNVTKDNFFMDLNYGSYDNRNFGFAGGYNFNKNLYVNYGFSYLNSEDYREHEEKENKIYLLGFDYKINPKNRFRFQTRFSDIKQDSSNQIPVEELKNNRRKAGLNMDIDTEDRSYTFDYEYRPTQNLTLSTSLYKQEQDRDIKTESIDDIKIIASNRRFSHITQEKIFYDVKSEMQAKFEEDKKGLKIKAKYDYNLIGDNPSETIVGFDYQTSTNKRNSLVQSETLKNYYDSSIGGFRNLDSADRSPIINKVDMKMTKKSEGMYIFNKWGLSNWLDVTLGGRMERTKYNGYRENGPNVMPYVTPEKKRIDTDEKLTNYAGELGFLFKYNDTGKIYTRYERGFVTPFGNQLTDKVHDTELKNKQAGIIIPPSVNVASKYVANNLKSEKTDTFEIGFRDYIWGSSISTSFFLTDTTDEITLISSGVTNPAVNRWKYRNIGKTRRLGLEFEAEQNIGKFRFNQSLTLVRTKVLIANDEARISKGDQVPMVPRLKATLGVKYNFTDRLSGYLNYVYLAKQESRELRENSDISKDDVVVKHTIGGHGTLEAGLSYKPDNYSDIKIGAINILSNKYNLRETSLEALPAPERNYYLQLNVRF; from the coding sequence ATGAAAAAATTATTAGTCTTACTTACTATATTATCTTCAATAGTAGCTTATGCAGAAGATACAATAGAACTAAAAGAAACAACTGTAAAAGGTTCAAAAACTTCTGATTACACTGCTCCACCTAAAGAACAAAAAAATACCTTTGTAATTACTCAAGAAAGGATTAGAGAAAAAAACTATAAAAATGTAGAAGATATATTAAGAGATGCACCAGGAGTTGTAGTACAAAATACAGCTTTTGGACCAAGAATAGATATGAGAGGTAGTGGTGAAAAATCATTAAGTAGAGTTAAAGTTTTAGTTGATGGTGTAAGTATCAACCCTACTGAAGAAACAATGGCAAGTTTACCAATTAATGCCATCCCTGTGGAATCTATCAAAAAAATTGAAATAATTCCAGGTGGAGGAGCCACTCTTTATGGAAGTGGATCTGTTGGTGGAGTTGTAAGTATTTCCACAAACTCAAATGTAACTAAGGATAATTTTTTTATGGATCTAAACTATGGTTCTTATGATAATAGAAACTTTGGTTTTGCAGGAGGATATAATTTTAATAAAAATCTATATGTAAACTATGGTTTTAGTTATTTGAATAGTGAAGATTATAGAGAACATGAAGAAAAAGAAAATAAAATTTACTTACTTGGTTTTGATTATAAGATAAATCCTAAAAATAGATTTAGATTTCAAACTAGATTTAGTGATATTAAACAAGATTCATCTAATCAAATTCCTGTTGAAGAATTAAAGAATAACAGAAGAAAAGCAGGACTTAATATGGATATAGATACAGAGGATAGAAGTTATACTTTTGATTATGAATATAGACCAACTCAAAATTTAACATTATCAACAAGTTTATATAAACAAGAACAAGACAGAGATATAAAGACAGAAAGTATAGATGATATTAAAATAATTGCTTCAAATAGAAGATTTTCACATATAACACAAGAAAAAATTTTTTATGATGTTAAATCTGAAATGCAAGCTAAATTTGAAGAAGATAAAAAAGGTTTAAAAATAAAAGCAAAATATGACTATAATTTAATTGGAGATAATCCAAGTGAAACAATAGTTGGTTTTGACTATCAAACTTCAACAAATAAAAGAAATTCTCTTGTACAATCTGAAACTTTAAAAAATTATTATGATAGTTCAATTGGTGGATTCAGAAATTTAGATTCAGCTGATAGATCTCCAATTATAAATAAAGTTGATATGAAAATGACTAAAAAATCAGAAGGTATGTATATTTTTAATAAATGGGGTTTAAGTAACTGGCTTGATGTAACTCTTGGTGGAAGAATGGAAAGGACTAAATACAATGGTTATAGAGAAAATGGACCAAATGTTATGCCTTATGTAACACCAGAAAAAAAGAGAATAGATACTGATGAAAAATTAACTAACTACGCTGGAGAACTTGGATTTTTATTCAAATATAATGATACTGGAAAAATATATACTAGATATGAAAGAGGCTTTGTAACTCCATTTGGAAATCAACTTACAGATAAAGTTCATGATACAGAATTAAAAAATAAACAAGCTGGAATTATTATACCTCCAAGTGTAAATGTTGCTTCTAAATATGTTGCTAATAATTTAAAATCAGAAAAAACAGATACTTTTGAAATAGGATTTAGAGATTATATTTGGGGTTCTTCTATTAGTACATCATTTTTCTTGACAGATACAACTGATGAAATAACTCTAATTAGTTCAGGTGTAACTAACCCTGCTGTAAATAGATGGAAATATAGAAATATAGGAAAAACAAGAAGATTAGGACTTGAATTTGAAGCTGAACAAAATATTGGAAAATTTAGATTCAACCAATCTTTGACTTTGGTTCGTACAAAAGTTTTAATTGCTAATGATGAAGCTAGAATATCAAAAGGTGATCAAGTTCCTATGGTTCCAAGATTAAAAGCTACATTGGGAGTAAAATATAATTTTACAGATAGATTATCAGGTTATTTAAACTATGTATATTTAGCTAAACAAGAAAGTAGAGAACTTAGAGAAAACTCTGATATATCAAAAGATGATGTTGTTGTGAAACATACTATTGGAGGACATGGAACTTTGGAAGCAGGACTTTCATATAAACCAGATAATTATTCTGATATAAAAATAGGTGCAATAAATATTTTATCTAATAAATATAATTTAAGAGAAACAAGTTTAGAAGCTTTACCAGCACCTGAAAGAAATTATTACTTACAATTAAATGTTAGATTTTAG
- a CDS encoding endo alpha-1,4 polygalactosaminidase encodes MRKYILLLFFSIVCFSFSATNNVYKERMRDFIKELRNNTNKEKIIITQNGNELYFKNGKIDKKFFNITNATTQESLYYGDVLRFNVPTSKGLKNELLELTVPIRKKGKPVFVINYGKGQKKREFLKKEALKTKFVNELLPSFNADKLYETIEEYNDEDINSLSEAKNFLCLLNPEAFSNIDEYYEALRNTNYDLLLIEVSYNNVFFTKEQIEELKIKDNGGKRIVIAYLSIGEAEDYRYYWKKKWNKKKPNWIVKENENWEGNYIVKYWAPEWKNIIKEYQKKLDEIGVDGYLLDTVDTYQYFEENYKKTLE; translated from the coding sequence ATTAGAAAATATATTTTATTATTATTCTTTTCTATAGTCTGTTTTTCTTTTTCAGCAACAAATAATGTGTATAAAGAAAGAATGAGAGATTTTATAAAAGAATTAAGAAATAATACAAACAAAGAGAAAATTATAATTACTCAAAATGGGAATGAATTGTATTTTAAAAATGGAAAAATTGATAAAAAATTTTTTAATATAACTAATGCAACAACACAAGAATCACTATATTATGGAGATGTATTAAGATTTAATGTTCCTACCTCTAAGGGCTTAAAAAATGAGTTATTAGAATTGACTGTACCTATAAGGAAAAAAGGAAAACCTGTTTTTGTAATAAATTATGGTAAAGGTCAGAAAAAAAGAGAATTTTTGAAAAAAGAAGCTTTAAAAACTAAATTTGTAAATGAACTTTTACCTTCATTTAATGCTGATAAATTATATGAAACAATAGAAGAATATAATGATGAAGATATAAATTCTTTAAGTGAAGCAAAAAATTTTTTATGTTTATTGAATCCAGAAGCTTTTTCTAATATTGATGAATATTATGAAGCTTTAAGAAATACTAATTATGATTTGTTGTTGATTGAAGTTTCTTATAATAATGTTTTCTTTACTAAGGAACAAATAGAAGAGTTAAAAATTAAGGATAATGGTGGTAAAAGAATTGTTATTGCTTATTTAAGTATAGGTGAGGCTGAGGATTATAGATACTATTGGAAGAAAAAATGGAATAAAAAGAAACCTAATTGGATAGTTAAAGAAAATGAGAATTGGGAAGGAAATTACATTGTTAAGTATTGGGCTCCTGAATGGAAAAATATTATAAAAGAATACCAAAAGAAATTAGATGAGATAGGAGTAGATGGTTATTTATTAGATACTGTTGATACTTACCAATATTTTGAAGAAAATTATAAAAAAACTTTAGAATAA